One Parasphingorhabdus cellanae genomic region harbors:
- a CDS encoding SEL1-like repeat protein, with protein sequence MYLTRGYSKFWQRLIGGGALLGATIALASCVAPSRYMGIDISQPHPALASPTSYSEMSTISLARKAQGGDKHAQLELGIRFEEGRGVERDLGKAKKLCRLAASDSGGRIWVYSPPVGNGTKGRVIPMDIGPKQFGLAVARVRLEAVK encoded by the coding sequence GTGTATCTGACGAGGGGCTATTCGAAATTTTGGCAACGTCTGATCGGCGGTGGGGCTTTATTGGGAGCAACGATCGCTCTTGCCAGCTGTGTTGCACCCTCCCGTTATATGGGCATAGATATTTCGCAACCTCATCCCGCTCTGGCCTCTCCCACTTCCTATTCCGAAATGTCCACCATCAGCTTGGCCCGCAAGGCGCAAGGCGGCGATAAGCATGCGCAGCTTGAACTCGGTATTCGCTTTGAAGAAGGGCGGGGTGTGGAACGGGATTTGGGTAAGGCGAAGAAGCTGTGCCGGTTGGCGGCGAGTGATAGTGGCGGTCGCATCTGGGTTTACTCGCCGCCGGTTGGTAATGGCACCAAGGGCCGGGTCATTCCTATGGATATTGGGCCGAAGCAGTTTGGGTTGGCGGTTGCGCGGGTGCGACTAGAGGCGGTGAAGTGA
- a CDS encoding HlyD family type I secretion periplasmic adaptor subunit, whose product MSEDQSSPEAAAVKDGFVARRFPGLARHWMILQESWKQQNVADENTKPQSDHEFLPAALEIMEKPASPGLRWLMLILCSLFAIALLWSFIGKVDVVATATGKVVPSASSKVIQPIEIGSIRKIHVKNGQKVKQGQLLVELDPTISNADEAQSTQQLLSADVVQARNNALLGYLRGEKAAFTAPPGTPPVVAATQAQFVRSSIAEYEAERAGLRQQRAERQAELAGAQAEIVKLEQTLPLLDQQLDARKELYEKGYFSRLRLLEFEQLRVEHIQNIEVQRANAAQARASIGNLNAQISRLRQAFGRGAVSEMAEAEDRSAMAASELRKSAKRREFQQIRSPVDGTVQQLTLTTIGGVVQPAEPIMVIVPDDAEVQVSAQILNKDIGFIYEGQPVRVKLEAFNFTDYGLIEGVVDNISRDAIQDENLGLVYDARIKLNKRHLMINGKSQAIGPGLQVQAEIKTGERRIIQYLLSPLAKTMDEAGRER is encoded by the coding sequence ATGAGCGAAGATCAATCCAGCCCAGAAGCTGCAGCTGTGAAAGACGGTTTTGTCGCGCGTCGCTTCCCTGGTCTAGCGCGCCATTGGATGATCTTGCAGGAAAGCTGGAAGCAGCAAAATGTCGCGGATGAAAATACCAAACCGCAAAGCGATCATGAGTTTTTACCGGCTGCCCTGGAGATTATGGAGAAGCCCGCCAGTCCCGGTTTGCGTTGGTTGATGCTGATCCTGTGCAGCCTATTTGCGATTGCCCTGCTCTGGTCGTTTATCGGCAAGGTCGATGTCGTTGCCACCGCCACCGGAAAAGTGGTGCCGTCGGCGAGCAGCAAGGTCATTCAACCAATAGAGATCGGATCCATCCGCAAGATCCATGTGAAAAATGGTCAGAAAGTAAAGCAGGGGCAATTGCTGGTTGAGCTGGACCCGACCATCAGCAATGCCGATGAAGCCCAAAGCACGCAGCAGCTGCTATCGGCCGATGTTGTACAGGCGCGTAACAATGCTTTGCTGGGTTACCTGCGCGGCGAGAAAGCGGCTTTCACAGCCCCTCCCGGAACGCCGCCGGTTGTTGCAGCAACGCAGGCGCAGTTTGTCCGGTCTTCGATTGCCGAATATGAAGCCGAGCGTGCTGGGTTGCGGCAGCAGCGCGCCGAGCGGCAGGCGGAGCTGGCCGGAGCGCAGGCTGAAATCGTAAAGCTGGAACAGACCCTCCCCTTGCTCGATCAGCAACTGGATGCCCGCAAGGAGCTTTATGAAAAAGGCTATTTCTCGCGGCTGCGTTTGCTGGAATTTGAGCAGCTACGCGTAGAGCATATCCAGAATATCGAAGTGCAGCGCGCCAATGCGGCACAAGCGCGGGCCTCCATCGGCAATCTCAATGCACAGATATCGCGGCTGCGTCAGGCCTTTGGCCGCGGCGCCGTATCGGAAATGGCGGAGGCCGAGGATCGTTCAGCCATGGCAGCCTCAGAGCTGCGCAAATCTGCCAAGCGCCGGGAGTTCCAGCAAATCCGTTCGCCCGTGGATGGCACGGTGCAACAGCTCACCCTGACCACCATTGGCGGCGTGGTACAGCCAGCGGAACCGATCATGGTAATCGTCCCTGATGACGCGGAGGTGCAGGTCAGCGCGCAGATCCTCAACAAGGATATCGGGTTTATCTATGAAGGGCAGCCGGTGCGGGTGAAGCTGGAAGCGTTTAACTTTACCGATTACGGCCTGATCGAGGGCGTGGTCGACAATATCAGCCGCGATGCGATCCAGGATGAAAATCTCGGCCTTGTCTATGATGCCCGGATCAAGCTCAACAAGCGCCACCTGATGATCAATGGCAAGAGCCAGGCCATTGGTCCGGGTTTACAGGTGCAAGCAGAGATCAAGACGGGCGAGCGGCGTATCATCCAATATCTCCTCTCCCCCCTTGCCAAGACTATGGATGAAGCAGGGCGAGAACGGTAA
- a CDS encoding tetratricopeptide repeat protein, translating to MATAGLTVDEQKAVEEFQQAVVAPSMNKLVILDFWAEWCGPCKALTPVLEKVAASYADKGVMLAKVNVDENKFIASQFQVQSIPTVYAIFQGKPVADLTSARTESQLGQILDQLLEKLPIGQGGEEPKQDIVPLLAMGEDVLGQGDGERAAGIFAQIADMAPDNAEAVGGLIRALILADHLPEAEAALADIPEAMASDPAIERASSALALAKDKPDDSETEALVAAVSANPKDHQVRFDLASAMIASGDHDGAADHLLTIIEADKEWNDGVARAKLLSLFEVVGLEDEWVSATRRKLSAILFG from the coding sequence TTGGCGACAGCAGGACTGACAGTGGACGAACAAAAAGCAGTTGAAGAATTTCAACAGGCTGTGGTCGCCCCCAGCATGAACAAATTGGTGATTCTGGACTTTTGGGCTGAATGGTGTGGGCCTTGCAAGGCACTGACCCCCGTGCTCGAAAAAGTCGCTGCCAGTTATGCGGATAAGGGCGTGATGCTGGCGAAGGTGAATGTCGATGAGAATAAGTTCATCGCATCGCAATTTCAGGTACAATCAATTCCAACTGTTTATGCAATTTTTCAAGGCAAGCCGGTGGCTGACCTGACCTCGGCACGCACCGAAAGCCAGCTCGGCCAGATTCTCGATCAGTTGCTGGAGAAGCTTCCTATTGGTCAAGGCGGCGAGGAGCCCAAACAGGATATCGTTCCGCTGCTTGCGATGGGTGAGGATGTGCTTGGTCAAGGCGATGGTGAACGAGCCGCTGGAATATTTGCGCAAATCGCTGACATGGCCCCCGATAATGCAGAGGCCGTTGGTGGATTGATCCGCGCCTTGATCCTGGCCGATCATCTACCTGAAGCAGAGGCTGCTTTGGCCGATATCCCTGAAGCCATGGCAAGTGATCCCGCCATTGAAAGGGCTAGCTCTGCCTTGGCTTTGGCAAAAGACAAACCAGATGATAGCGAAACCGAAGCCTTGGTTGCTGCCGTTTCTGCTAATCCGAAGGATCATCAAGTGCGCTTTGATCTTGCCAGCGCGATGATTGCATCGGGCGATCATGATGGCGCAGCGGACCATCTGCTGACCATCATTGAAGCTGATAAGGAATGGAATGACGGCGTAGCGCGAGCGAAATTGCTTTCGCTATTTGAAGTTGTCGGGCTGGAAGATGAATGGGTTTCGGCCACCCGGCGCAAATTGTCGGCAATATTGTTCGGATAA
- a CDS encoding LON peptidase substrate-binding domain-containing protein, giving the protein MTETKRISIFPLAGALLFPGMHLPLHIFEERYRALINDAMARDRQIGMIQPKTDGDIPELFDIGCVGKIVDIEAMDDGRFNIVLEGVSRFRMIEELDASTAFRQIRAEIEENAELDEVLASAERAALEIESRKFADLQGYQVDWDSIGRLDDMSFVNGIAQIAPFDAASKQALLEIDGLSNRAELIIQLLEFFGRQDGDEGRVTLQ; this is encoded by the coding sequence ATGACTGAAACCAAACGCATCTCGATTTTTCCACTGGCTGGGGCGCTGCTTTTCCCTGGCATGCATTTACCACTGCATATTTTTGAGGAGCGTTACCGCGCACTGATCAACGACGCGATGGCAAGGGATCGACAAATCGGGATGATCCAGCCAAAAACAGATGGCGACATACCCGAATTGTTCGATATTGGCTGTGTCGGCAAGATTGTCGATATCGAAGCGATGGATGATGGGCGGTTTAATATCGTACTGGAAGGCGTTTCGCGATTCCGGATGATCGAGGAGCTTGATGCATCGACCGCTTTTCGCCAGATACGGGCAGAGATTGAAGAGAATGCGGAACTGGATGAAGTGCTGGCCAGCGCCGAACGCGCGGCGCTTGAGATTGAATCTCGCAAATTTGCCGATCTTCAGGGTTATCAAGTCGATTGGGACAGTATCGGACGGTTAGATGACATGTCCTTTGTCAACGGCATTGCCCAGATTGCTCCTTTCGATGCAGCCTCAAAGCAGGCGCTGCTCGAAATCGATGGTCTGTCCAACCGTGCAGAGCTGATTATCCAGCTGCTCGAATTTTTCGGGCGTCAGGATGGCGATGAAGGTCGCGTCACATTGCAATGA
- a CDS encoding Trm112 family protein, which translates to MKKQTGDEPIGLFDTKLLDILVCPMTRKPLLYDADAQELISEAAGVAYPIRQGVPVMLIEEARKL; encoded by the coding sequence ATGAAAAAACAGACAGGCGATGAGCCGATCGGGTTATTTGATACCAAATTACTCGATATTTTGGTTTGCCCGATGACACGGAAACCGCTGCTCTATGACGCAGATGCACAAGAGTTGATCAGCGAAGCCGCTGGTGTCGCTTATCCCATAAGGCAGGGCGTACCGGTGATGCTGATAGAGGAAGCGCGAAAGCTTTAG
- a CDS encoding MarC family protein, whose product MTELFVSAFITFFVVIDPPGCSPIYASLTGDASPKQRRNMAIRAVCVAAIILAVFAAFGEQLLGALGISLDSFRIAGGIMLFIIALEMVFEKRTQRRTDRAQDIIDKPEIEDVSIFPMAMPMIAGPGSIAAVMLLMARHEGLDSTLVILGALAAVLMLTLIGLLLAGPMMRILGHKVEQVITRVLGVLLGALAVQFVVDGLRASF is encoded by the coding sequence ATGACTGAACTGTTTGTTTCCGCCTTCATTACCTTTTTCGTAGTAATTGATCCCCCCGGCTGTTCTCCGATTTACGCCAGTCTAACGGGTGATGCATCCCCAAAACAGCGTCGAAATATGGCCATTCGCGCCGTTTGCGTTGCTGCTATCATATTGGCAGTTTTCGCCGCTTTTGGTGAGCAACTTCTTGGTGCTCTGGGCATCAGCCTGGACAGCTTTCGCATTGCTGGCGGCATCATGCTTTTTATCATCGCACTGGAAATGGTGTTTGAAAAGCGCACGCAACGACGGACAGATCGGGCGCAGGATATTATCGACAAACCAGAGATAGAAGACGTCTCTATTTTCCCTATGGCAATGCCGATGATTGCTGGTCCGGGTTCGATTGCTGCCGTCATGTTGCTGATGGCGCGTCATGAAGGCTTGGATAGCACATTGGTGATTCTCGGGGCGCTGGCGGCGGTATTGATGCTCACTTTGATTGGCTTGCTACTCGCAGGGCCAATGATGCGCATTCTGGGTCACAAGGTCGAACAGGTAATCACCCGGGTGCTAGGCGTTTTGCTGGGTGCGTTGGCGGTACAATTTGTCGTCGACGGGCTGCGAGCCAGCTTCTAA
- a CDS encoding YggT family protein, with amino-acid sequence MFFALFQIIGILLNVAITVIIVQAIMSWLLAFNVINLQNDIARAIWTTLDALTAPIYRPIRRIMPDFGSIDLTPMVVIIGIIILQDAILPPLGAALIPVL; translated from the coding sequence ATGTTTTTTGCCCTGTTTCAGATTATCGGCATATTGTTGAATGTCGCGATCACTGTCATCATCGTGCAAGCGATTATGAGTTGGCTGCTTGCGTTTAACGTTATCAATTTGCAAAACGATATAGCCCGGGCCATCTGGACGACGTTGGACGCCCTGACCGCGCCAATTTACCGGCCGATCCGGCGGATCATGCCAGACTTTGGCTCGATTGATCTGACGCCGATGGTGGTCATTATAGGTATCATTATATTGCAGGATGCAATCTTGCCTCCGCTCGGCGCTGCGCTGATCCCTGTTTTGTGA
- the argB gene encoding acetylglutamate kinase, with protein MTDQPNNHAPDPAMLAKAETLTEALPYLQRYAGKTFVIKYGGHAMGDPALARNFAEDVVLLKAVGINPVVVHGGGPQIGAMLERVGVESEFVDGLRVTTKETAEIAEMVLSGAINKELVSWIERAGGSAIGISGKDGGFVKASKLRRTARDPDSNIERIIDLGFVGEPKRVDRSVVDTISTAGMIPVIAPIGVGEDGHTYNINADTMAGAVAAALRASRLFLLTDVAGVLDKQGALLTDLFPGEIKRLRENGTISGGMIPKLETCVSAVLKGVDAAVVMDGRVPHAMLLEIFTSKGAGTLIRDDFEAVD; from the coding sequence ATGACTGACCAACCAAATAATCACGCGCCCGATCCAGCGATGCTTGCCAAGGCGGAAACGCTTACCGAAGCCTTGCCTTATTTGCAGCGCTATGCGGGCAAGACCTTCGTCATCAAATATGGCGGCCATGCCATGGGTGATCCTGCACTGGCGCGCAATTTTGCCGAGGATGTGGTGCTGCTAAAAGCTGTCGGTATTAACCCCGTCGTCGTCCATGGCGGCGGTCCGCAAATTGGCGCGATGCTGGAGCGGGTCGGGGTTGAAAGCGAATTTGTCGATGGTCTGCGGGTCACGACCAAGGAAACCGCCGAGATTGCGGAAATGGTTCTGTCTGGCGCGATCAACAAGGAACTCGTTAGCTGGATAGAGCGAGCCGGGGGCAGTGCGATCGGGATTTCCGGCAAAGACGGGGGTTTTGTGAAAGCCTCCAAACTCAGGCGCACGGCACGCGATCCGGACAGCAATATCGAACGCATTATTGATCTGGGTTTTGTTGGCGAACCGAAACGGGTCGACCGCAGCGTGGTTGATACAATCTCTACGGCAGGGATGATTCCCGTCATTGCGCCCATTGGTGTGGGCGAAGATGGCCATACCTATAATATCAACGCAGATACAATGGCCGGCGCAGTTGCAGCAGCGCTGAGAGCATCACGTCTGTTTTTATTGACCGATGTGGCGGGGGTGCTGGACAAACAAGGTGCGCTGCTCACCGATTTGTTTCCAGGGGAAATCAAGCGACTCAGGGAAAATGGTACAATATCGGGCGGGATGATCCCGAAGCTGGAAACTTGTGTCAGCGCAGTGTTGAAAGGGGTCGATGCAGCCGTAGTGATGGATGGCCGCGTGCCACATGCGATGCTGCTGGAAATCTTTACCAGCAAGGGCGCGGGTACGTTGATCCGTGATGATTTCGAAGCGGTTGATTAA
- a CDS encoding peroxiredoxin, translated as MNRWIIIVMSALLLAGGAYVYSSRSANAEPLEVGAAAPDFETMGALAGKPFKVSLSDKLKTGPVVLYFFPKAFTEGCTIEANMFAEATADFEAAGATVIGMSGDSMDELTKFSVEECRDKFAVARADDDVMDGYQVRMEPTLALTNRTSYVIDQDSKIALAHSAQDPRGHVKMTLEKVKQLARAKIAAPPEN; from the coding sequence ATGAATCGCTGGATTATAATTGTCATGTCTGCGCTGCTGCTTGCCGGCGGGGCCTATGTCTATAGCTCGCGTAGTGCCAATGCCGAACCTTTGGAAGTAGGCGCTGCCGCGCCTGATTTTGAAACTATGGGCGCGCTGGCTGGCAAGCCGTTTAAAGTCAGCCTTTCGGACAAGTTGAAAACAGGTCCGGTAGTGCTTTATTTCTTCCCTAAAGCCTTTACCGAAGGCTGCACTATCGAAGCCAATATGTTTGCTGAAGCGACCGCCGATTTCGAAGCCGCTGGTGCTACTGTAATCGGTATGTCAGGAGACAGCATGGACGAGTTGACCAAATTCTCTGTCGAGGAATGCCGAGATAAATTTGCCGTTGCTCGCGCTGATGATGATGTGATGGATGGTTATCAGGTGCGCATGGAGCCCACGCTCGCACTGACCAATCGGACCAGCTATGTGATTGATCAAGATAGCAAAATTGCTTTGGCACACAGTGCGCAGGACCCCAGGGGCCATGTCAAAATGACGCTGGAGAAGGTGAAACAATTGGCGCGCGCCAAAATCGCGGCTCCGCCTGAAAATTGA
- the mutS gene encoding DNA mismatch repair protein MutS gives MMEQYFALKEKAQDCLLFYRMGDFFELFFEDAKLASAALDIALTSRGKNAGEQIPMCGVPVHAAESYLAKLIRAGFKVAIAEQTETPAEAKARGGYKALVARDIIRYVTAGTLTEDTLLDARSDNMLVAVSEVQGQIGIAASDISTGDFELLQISEDALTAELSRIAPSEIICSPLLAARLEAATEWPKEDFDSQKAERKLKGLFGVATLDGFGDFSRGELAAAGGLIAYIEHAAQGDTPFLKPPVQRHAGEYLLIDGATRASLEIERTMAGERKGSLLDNIDRTVTPGGARLLGRDLAAPLFEEAKINLRLGGVQWFHDAPAIRDAVRDALKAMPDISRALGRISAGRGSPRDVGQIRDGLSGARLLREQLALDIALPDLMNTLLPALDGHAAMVDLLERALVETPPTDMTNGGYIAAGYDPALDELRSAGSDGRKAIATLEGRYREATGINTLKIKHNAVLGYFVEVPARHGDNLMAEDSGFTHRQTLAGVVRFNSTELHEEAVRVTQAGAHALAAEAAHFEELVDKLLDRQDAIAISADALARIDVASALAERAVEGQWCRPEFAGGNILEINAGRHPVVEAALSASGDPFVANDCALSDHERLWLVSGPNMGGKSTFLRQNALIVILAQAGGFVPAASAKLSLVDRLFSRVGASDNLAQGRSTFMVEMVETATILSQATEKSFVILDEVGRGTSTYDGLALAWAVVEAVHETNQCRCLFATHYHELTRLADQLDAMSLHHVRAREWKGDLVLLHELAKGPADRSYGLAVAKLAGIPKPVLKRAKSVLDKLEAGKAETGGLAAGLGDLPLFAASLAEEDEKTDMLREALRDLDIDALSPRDALDQLYALKSVLEQEE, from the coding sequence ATGATGGAGCAATATTTTGCGCTGAAAGAAAAGGCGCAGGATTGCCTGCTTTTCTATCGTATGGGTGACTTTTTCGAGCTGTTTTTCGAAGATGCCAAGCTGGCATCTGCTGCCCTTGATATTGCTTTGACCTCGCGCGGGAAAAATGCTGGCGAGCAAATCCCCATGTGCGGTGTGCCGGTCCATGCTGCCGAAAGCTATCTCGCGAAACTGATCCGCGCCGGTTTCAAAGTTGCGATTGCCGAACAGACCGAGACACCGGCGGAGGCTAAGGCACGCGGAGGCTATAAGGCTTTGGTTGCGCGCGATATCATTCGCTATGTTACTGCGGGAACGCTGACTGAAGATACGCTGCTCGACGCACGCTCAGACAATATGCTGGTTGCGGTATCAGAGGTACAGGGGCAGATCGGCATAGCCGCGAGCGATATTTCAACCGGTGATTTTGAACTGCTGCAGATTTCCGAAGATGCGCTTACCGCCGAATTGTCCCGAATCGCGCCCTCTGAAATAATTTGCAGCCCCTTGCTGGCGGCGCGTTTAGAGGCCGCTACCGAATGGCCGAAAGAAGATTTCGACAGCCAGAAAGCCGAGCGTAAGCTCAAAGGGTTATTCGGCGTTGCCACACTGGATGGTTTTGGAGATTTTTCCCGCGGCGAATTGGCGGCGGCAGGCGGTCTGATCGCCTATATTGAACATGCCGCGCAGGGGGACACACCTTTTCTCAAGCCTCCGGTGCAGCGCCATGCCGGGGAATATCTGCTGATCGACGGAGCCACACGGGCGAGCCTTGAGATTGAGAGGACCATGGCGGGTGAGCGCAAAGGGAGCTTGCTCGACAATATCGATCGAACCGTAACACCCGGCGGTGCCCGGCTTTTGGGCCGCGATCTAGCCGCACCGCTATTCGAAGAAGCCAAGATCAACCTGCGCCTTGGCGGCGTTCAATGGTTTCATGATGCGCCAGCCATTCGTGACGCTGTTCGTGACGCGTTGAAAGCGATGCCGGATATTAGCCGTGCTTTGGGCCGGATTTCGGCGGGACGTGGCAGTCCGCGTGACGTCGGCCAGATTCGCGATGGTCTTAGCGGGGCGCGATTGCTGCGCGAACAACTGGCGCTGGATATTGCGCTGCCCGATTTGATGAACACACTGCTCCCGGCGCTGGACGGTCACGCGGCGATGGTGGATTTGCTGGAACGCGCTCTGGTGGAAACACCGCCAACGGACATGACAAATGGCGGGTATATTGCTGCTGGCTACGACCCCGCACTAGATGAACTGCGCAGCGCCGGCTCCGATGGGCGCAAGGCGATTGCGACGTTGGAAGGGCGCTATCGCGAAGCAACCGGCATCAACACATTAAAAATCAAGCATAATGCTGTGCTGGGCTATTTTGTCGAAGTGCCTGCGCGCCATGGCGACAATTTGATGGCCGAGGATTCCGGTTTCACGCATCGTCAGACTCTGGCGGGTGTGGTACGGTTCAATTCGACCGAACTCCATGAAGAAGCTGTTCGCGTGACACAGGCTGGGGCGCATGCCCTGGCAGCAGAAGCGGCGCATTTCGAGGAGCTTGTCGACAAGCTATTGGATCGCCAGGACGCGATAGCGATTAGCGCCGATGCGCTGGCACGGATTGATGTCGCATCTGCTTTGGCTGAACGTGCTGTAGAGGGGCAATGGTGCCGCCCCGAATTTGCTGGCGGTAACATACTGGAGATCAACGCGGGCCGCCATCCGGTGGTTGAGGCAGCGCTGAGCGCTTCAGGCGATCCGTTTGTCGCCAATGATTGCGCATTGTCCGATCACGAACGGCTCTGGCTGGTATCCGGGCCGAATATGGGCGGTAAATCAACCTTCTTGCGGCAAAATGCATTGATTGTGATCCTTGCGCAGGCAGGGGGGTTCGTTCCTGCCGCTTCGGCAAAATTGAGTCTGGTGGATCGTCTGTTCAGCCGGGTGGGCGCTTCCGACAATCTCGCGCAGGGCCGCTCGACCTTCATGGTTGAAATGGTCGAAACCGCGACGATCTTGAGTCAGGCGACGGAGAAAAGCTTTGTCATTCTTGATGAAGTCGGGCGAGGCACGTCCACCTATGATGGTCTTGCACTGGCTTGGGCGGTGGTTGAAGCGGTGCATGAGACTAACCAATGCCGCTGTTTGTTCGCGACCCATTATCATGAGCTGACACGGCTGGCGGACCAGCTCGATGCGATGTCCCTCCATCACGTCAGGGCGCGTGAATGGAAAGGGGATCTCGTTCTCCTGCACGAACTGGCCAAAGGTCCGGCGGATCGCAGCTATGGTCTGGCCGTTGCTAAGCTGGCTGGCATTCCCAAACCGGTGTTGAAACGCGCCAAATCGGTGCTCGACAAGCTGGAAGCGGGCAAGGCGGAAACAGGCGGTTTGGCTGCCGGGCTCGGCGATCTGCCTTTATTCGCCGCAAGCCTTGCCGAAGAGGATGAGAAAACCGATATGCTGAGAGAGGCGCTGAGGGATTTGGATATTGATGCATTGAGTCCGCGTGACGCGCTTGACCAACTTTATGCACTCAAGTCCGTGCTGGAACAGGAAGAGTAG